The genomic region AAAGTCTGGCGTTGTTGCACTTCTGCCGGTCGACAGTCGATACTTTGTCCCATTATTCGTTTGTTTGGACGTAATCCCTTCCTCTTTGGCTTTAATCTCGTTTTGAGGGTTAAATCGATATTACGAACAGCCAGTAACCCTTGATCGATGTAGTTATATAAGGTTTTCGTGCAAACAATTGCAGTATTTTGCCAATTGGGATCTTTTTTGCATGCACCGACAACTACATCCGGGGACCATTTATCACGTAGTATCTTGTTTTCTGCAAATTTTAGAAAACCTTCAACCTGGGCCACCTTGCACTTTGCCCCACAGTTCATACGATTTTTTTCGTAAACCGCCTGCCCGGTTTCCGGAAAATATTTTTCATAAGTTGACAAGTCAGAGCGCCTTTGGGTTGTAGTTCCTCTTTTAATCTCCCGGCTAATTGTGCTTGGTGAGCGGCCTAATTTTTTAGCTATGTAACGTTGGCTCTTACCCTCTTTTAACAGCGCAGCTATTTGTCCTCTTTCAAAGACACTTAGGTGTTTAAAAGAACGTACAGATGTGGTAGACTTAAATGTAACAGCCATAGTTGAGAACCTCCTGTATGTTTGGATTAGACACCTAAATCATACATGATTTCTCACTATGGTTGTTTATTTTTTTGCTGTATTTTACCTGTTGCATTTAATTTTACAATGAACCTAGTAAAAAAACATTGCAAAAATGCTTGGCATTAATGTGCCAAGCATTTTTTAACATGAGGCTGATGCTTAGAGACTAAAATTTTGCCAGCAGTTAATCATAAGTGATAATAGGTACCAATAATTAGTAATTTTCCCCTGCCGGGTAGCATAGAAATAATCCCGAGGAGGGGATTTTTTATGTCCTTGCGTGATTTCCATAAAAGGTTTAAGAAACAGCTGTCCGACTTTTTCGAGATTCCCAGTGACGTTATGTTGGACTTGCCTAAAATCGTGCTGGTGGGTAATTTACAGGTATTTATTGAAAATCACCGCGGTATTGTTGAATATTCCTTGGAAAAGGTGCGCATTAAAGTTGGCGAAGGAGAAGTGGGTATTACCGGCCGCAGCCTGACCCTGCGCAATATAAGAACCGATGAAATTTGCGTGGAAGGGCAAATAACATCTTTAAATTTTCTTAAGCCGGGGGAGGTGTGGTAATGGTCCTATTCAGGTTATTCTCATTTTTACTGGGATATGTGGCCCTGGTGGTACGGGGCGACTCTTTGGAAAAGTTTGTCAATATGGCCGCCAGCCGGGGTATATTTTTGTGGGATATTACCCGACTGGGGCAAGATAAAGTGAAAGTCAGGGTACGGATACCCGAAGTTCATTCCTTAAGGCATATTGCCCGGGCTACCGGCAGCCGCTTTAATATTACCGAGCGTCGGGGCCTGCCCTTTGTGTTTAACCGTCTTAAGAAAAGAAAGCTGCTGGCCATTGGCAGTGTGGTATTTTTGGTTACCCTTTACATCCTGTCTTCCTTTGTCTGGTTTATTGATGTAACCGGCACTGACAAGCTGTCAAAGGCCGAAGTGCAAAGGATTGCTGCGGAAGCGGGATTAAAACGTGGGGTACTCAAACAGCAACTGGATACTAAACTGGTGGAGAAAAATATCCGGGATAAAATCCCCGCCGTGGCTTGGGTAGGTGTTCGCGTAGAAGGTACCAGAGTGGTAATTGAAATTGCCGAACGGAAGCTGGTGCCGGTGGAACCTAACAAGGGACCGGCCCATATAGTAGCCACCAAGGCCGGTCTGATTAAAGAGGTACTGGTATTAAGGGGACAAGCGGCGGTAAAAGAAGGTGACACCGTTTTGCCGGGACAAATACTGATCAGCGGGGAGATAAAAGAAGAGGTTAAACCAGAAGAAACCAACCAACCGCTGCCCGAGGGTCAGGAACCGCCTGAGCCTAAATATATCAGTCATTTTGTGCAGGCCAAGGGTATGGTCAGGGCCAGGGTTTGGTACGAGGGTTACGGCGAATGCAGTTTAAGTGAAACCCGGGAGAAGTTCTCCGGACAGCAAAAGACCTCCGTCCGTATTAAATTTGGGTCCAAGGAAATAATCATATCAGGTCCTAAAGATTCTCCGTACCAGCACTTTGAGGTAAAGCAAATTGTTAAAGCACTGCCTAAATGGAGGAATATTGAAATCCCCGTCGAACTAATTACTTTACAGTACCGTGAGAAGGTTATTGAGCGCATTAACCACGGTCCGTCAGGCGCCAAGCAAATTGCCGGGCAAAAGGCTTTGCAAGAAGCAAAGGCCAAGCTGCCCAAAGATGCCAAAATAACTGAACAACGACTGGAAGAAGTTAAAACCGGCAGGCCGGAAGATCTGGTAAGAATAAAGGCTTTTGTGGAAACTGTAGAGGATATTGGCGAAATGAAACCCTTCAAGCCAACCGAGGAGGAAAAGTATTGACCGAACGTACTGAAGCAAAGG from Desulfotomaculum nigrificans DSM 574 harbors:
- a CDS encoding IS30 family transposase, with amino-acid sequence MAVTFKSTTSVRSFKHLSVFERGQIAALLKEGKSQRYIAKKLGRSPSTISREIKRGTTTQRRSDLSTYEKYFPETGQAVYEKNRMNCGAKCKVAQVEGFLKFAENKILRDKWSPDVVVGACKKDPNWQNTAIVCTKTLYNYIDQGLLAVRNIDLTLKTRLKPKRKGLRPNKRIMGQSIDCRPAEVQQRQTFGHWEIDTVIGKRANDSVILTLTERKTRHELLFLLDAKDSQSVNKALLKLKDYYGERISQVFRTITADNGSEFSELANTLQQWGIKAYFTHPYSSWERGTNERHNGLIRRFVPKGKAIKDFSAATIYRIQNWLNKLPRKILGYKTPEECFCEELSKIA
- the yqfC gene encoding sporulation protein YqfC, which translates into the protein MSLRDFHKRFKKQLSDFFEIPSDVMLDLPKIVLVGNLQVFIENHRGIVEYSLEKVRIKVGEGEVGITGRSLTLRNIRTDEICVEGQITSLNFLKPGEVW
- the yqfD gene encoding sporulation protein YqfD, which translates into the protein MVLFRLFSFLLGYVALVVRGDSLEKFVNMAASRGIFLWDITRLGQDKVKVRVRIPEVHSLRHIARATGSRFNITERRGLPFVFNRLKKRKLLAIGSVVFLVTLYILSSFVWFIDVTGTDKLSKAEVQRIAAEAGLKRGVLKQQLDTKLVEKNIRDKIPAVAWVGVRVEGTRVVIEIAERKLVPVEPNKGPAHIVATKAGLIKEVLVLRGQAAVKEGDTVLPGQILISGEIKEEVKPEETNQPLPEGQEPPEPKYISHFVQAKGMVRARVWYEGYGECSLSETREKFSGQQKTSVRIKFGSKEIIISGPKDSPYQHFEVKQIVKALPKWRNIEIPVELITLQYREKVIERINHGPSGAKQIAGQKALQEAKAKLPKDAKITEQRLEEVKTGRPEDLVRIKAFVETVEDIGEMKPFKPTEEEKY